A genomic window from Lycium barbarum isolate Lr01 chromosome 4, ASM1917538v2, whole genome shotgun sequence includes:
- the LOC132635568 gene encoding tryptophan--tRNA ligase, cytoplasmic has product MEKTELKDEKTKEVEVEEEQVVNPWEVSAKDGGKIDYDKLIDKFGCQRLDETLIQRVKRLTNREPHVFLRRGVFFAHRDFNDILDSYEKGEKFYLYTGRGPSSEALHLGHLIPFMFTKYLQDAFKVPLVIQLTDDEKCMWKNLSVEESQRLARENAKDIIACGFDVSKTFIFSDFDYVGGAFYKNMVRVAKCVTYNKVVGIFGFTGEDHIGKVSFPPIQAVPSFPSSFPHLFGNDNIRCLIPCAIDQDPYFRMTRDVAPRIGYHKPALIESSFFPALQGENGKMSASDPNSAIYVTDSAKEIKNKINRYAFSGGQDSIEKHRKYGASLEVDIPFKYLGFFLDDDKELDHIREEYGSGRMLTGEIKKRLVEVLTDLVERHRRAREAVTDEMVDAFMAVRPLPNMFN; this is encoded by the exons ATGGAGAAAACTGAACTGAAAGACGAAAAAACCAAAGAAGTAGAAGTAGAAGAGGAACAAGTAGTGAATCCATGGGAAGTATCAGCTAAAGACGGGGGCAAAATCGACTACGACAAATTAATCGACAAATTTGGTTGCCAGAGACTCGACGAAACCCTAATTCAAAGAGTTAAACGACTTACAAATCGAGAACCACATGTTTTCCTTCGTCGTGGAGTTTTCTTTGCTCATCGTGATTTTAATGATATATTGGATTCGTATGAGAAAGGAGAGAAGTTTTATTTGTATACCGGAAGAGGACCTTCTTCTGAAGCATTACATTTGGGTCATCTTATCCCTTTCATGTTTACAAA GTATTTGCAGGATGCTTTTAAGGTGCCACTTGTAATACAATTGACTGATGATGAGAAATGTATGTGGAAGAATTTGTCTGTGGAAGAAAGCCAAAGACTTGCTCGTGAGAATGCTAAAGATATTATTGCTTGTGGATTTGATGTTTCCAAGACTTTTATTTTCTCTGATTTCGATTATGTTGGTGG TGCTTTTTACAAGAACATGGTCAGGGTTGCAAAATGTGTCACATACAATAAG GTTGTTGGCATATTTGGTTTCACAGGTGAAGATCACATTGGGAAAGTTAGTTTTCCACCAATTCAG GCTGTTCCATCCTTCCCCAGTTCATTTCCTCATCTGTTTGGCAATGATAACATTCGCTGTTTGATTCCATGTGCGATTGACCAG GATCCTTATTTCCGAATGACTCGAGATGTTGCTCCTCGGATAGGCTATCACAAGCCTGCTTTGATTGAATCATCATTCTTTCCTGCCCTTCAG GGGGAGAATGGAAAAATGTCTGCTAGTGATCCAAATTCTGCTATTTATGTGACTGATTCAGCAAAAGAGATAAAAAACAAG ATAAACAGATATGCATTCTCTGGTGGGCAAGACTCAATTGAAAAGCACAGAAAGTACGGAGCAAGCTTGGAG GTTGATATACCATTTAAATATCTTGGCTTTTTCCTGGATGATGATAAAGAGCTGGACCACATTAGAGAG GAATATGGATCTGGTCGTATGCTAACAGGTGAAATTAAAAAGAGGCTTGTTGAAGTTCTAACAGATTTAGTTGAAAGACATCGACGAGCTAGGGAAGCAGTGACTGATGAG ATGGTAGATGCTTTCATGGCTGTCAGACCACTTCCCAATATGTTCAATTGA